In one Parageobacillus genomosp. 1 genomic region, the following are encoded:
- the mraY gene encoding phospho-N-acetylmuramoyl-pentapeptide-transferase: MLEQVIVFAIVLSFIITVILSPIFIPFLRRLKFGQSIREEGPKSHQKKSGTPTMGGIMILLSIIVTTLWMTKKFAALSVETYLLLFVTIGYGVLGFLDDMIKVVMKRNLGLTSKQKLIGQLVIALVFFFVYEHSGFSTALHIPGTDLSINLGWGYVLLLIFMLVGGSNAVNLTDGLDGLLAGTAAIAFGAYAVLAWDQGQYDVAIFCVSVVGAVLGFLVFNAHPAKVFMGDTGSLALGGAIAAVAILTKLEILLVIIGGVFVIETLSVIIQVISFKTTGKRVFRMSPLHHHYELIGWSEWRVVVTFWAVGLLFAMLGIYIEVWI; this comes from the coding sequence ATGCTAGAACAAGTCATTGTTTTTGCTATTGTTCTTTCCTTTATCATTACAGTGATATTATCGCCCATTTTTATTCCATTTTTACGGCGGTTAAAATTTGGGCAAAGCATCCGGGAAGAGGGGCCGAAATCCCATCAAAAAAAATCGGGCACCCCAACGATGGGAGGCATTATGATTTTGCTTTCCATCATTGTCACCACTCTATGGATGACGAAAAAATTCGCCGCTCTTTCCGTAGAAACGTATTTGCTCTTGTTTGTTACGATCGGTTATGGAGTGCTTGGTTTTTTAGATGATATGATTAAAGTAGTGATGAAACGAAACCTTGGTTTGACAAGCAAACAAAAGTTAATCGGACAGCTGGTGATCGCGCTTGTCTTTTTCTTTGTATATGAGCATAGCGGCTTTTCTACCGCCTTACATATTCCGGGAACCGATCTCTCCATTAACCTCGGCTGGGGATATGTGCTGTTGCTTATTTTCATGCTTGTCGGCGGCTCCAATGCTGTTAATTTAACGGATGGGTTGGATGGATTGTTGGCTGGTACAGCGGCAATCGCTTTTGGTGCCTATGCCGTTCTTGCCTGGGACCAAGGTCAGTACGATGTTGCGATTTTTTGCGTTTCCGTTGTCGGAGCGGTGCTAGGCTTTTTAGTGTTTAACGCCCATCCGGCGAAAGTGTTCATGGGAGATACGGGATCGCTTGCGTTAGGCGGGGCTATCGCTGCCGTCGCTATTTTAACGAAGCTGGAAATTTTGCTTGTCATTATTGGCGGCGTTTTTGTCATTGAAACGTTATCGGTGATCATTCAAGTCATCTCCTTTAAAACAACGGGAAAACGCGTATTCCGCATGAGTCCGTTGCATCATCATTATGAACTGATTGGCTGGTCAGAGTGGCGTGTCGTCGTCACGTTCTGGGCGGTCGGCTTACTATTTGCAATGCTAGGAATATATATCGAGGTGTGGATCTAA
- a CDS encoding penicillin-binding protein: MDMKKHKNTHKGAAILFFLFSLLFFVLFARFIQLQVTGVADGQVLAVKAEEKYKQQRTLEATRGTIFDRNGEVLAQDVPSYTVVAVLDPKMTTDPDHPRHVVNPHRTAKKLAPLLNMDVDEVERILTKDAKQVEFGSHGRNISFELKQKIEALHLPGIGFIRDTKRFYPNGNFASYVIGYAQKNENNETVGKMGLEKKLDKYLHEKDGYVSFAGDINGFRLPNTKETIVRPDNGANVYLTIDEKIQTFLEDAINEVEKQYKPKKIIAIVADPKTGKILAMATRPSFDPNERNITNYFNDAISYPYEPGSTMKIFTLAAAINEGVYNGNELYRSGSYKVGPNIIRDHNKAGWGTITFNEGVQRSSNVAFSILVKEKLGEDRFLQYLHRFHFDQKTGIDLPGEAVGQIHYRYPIERITTGFGQGTSVTPIQQIQAATAIANGGKMMKPYVVDRIVDPDTGKVIMKHEPEVVGQPITEDTAHKVLDILETVVTSEHGTGRPYQIEGYRVAGKTGTAQIPSLNGGYLTGWENYIFSFLGMAPKENPRLLMYVAVQQPKLSYTETGAAPVSHIFTSVMKSSLQYLHIQPSADRKAAKEPATGVEIGSYAGFSTEEVVKELKEKGLVPVVIGKGQQIEKHVPRAGDRIIAGERVMLKTEGEAVMPNIRGWSLRDVMKAAELLGLRTSTKGNGYVVSQNIRPGAIVKKGDYLIVELAEPRKWDKEVIQKQKEAAEKKSDGPHE, translated from the coding sequence ATGGATATGAAAAAGCATAAAAATACACATAAAGGAGCAGCTATATTATTTTTCCTATTCAGTCTGCTCTTTTTTGTGTTATTTGCCCGCTTTATTCAACTGCAAGTAACAGGAGTCGCCGACGGCCAAGTGCTGGCGGTGAAGGCGGAAGAAAAATATAAACAGCAACGGACGCTCGAAGCAACACGCGGAACCATTTTTGACCGCAACGGAGAGGTGCTGGCTCAGGATGTGCCGTCATATACTGTTGTCGCTGTCCTTGATCCGAAGATGACGACCGATCCTGATCATCCAAGACATGTTGTTAATCCGCACAGAACCGCCAAAAAGCTGGCCCCGTTGTTAAACATGGATGTCGACGAAGTGGAGCGGATTTTAACGAAAGATGCAAAGCAAGTAGAATTTGGCTCCCATGGGCGAAATATTAGTTTCGAGCTGAAACAAAAAATCGAGGCGCTCCATCTTCCGGGAATCGGATTCATTCGCGATACAAAACGATTTTATCCAAATGGGAATTTTGCTTCGTATGTCATTGGCTATGCGCAAAAAAATGAGAACAACGAAACAGTCGGAAAAATGGGCCTGGAGAAAAAGCTAGATAAGTATTTGCATGAAAAGGACGGCTACGTTTCCTTTGCCGGAGATATAAACGGGTTCCGTCTGCCAAATACGAAGGAAACGATCGTTCGGCCCGATAACGGCGCCAATGTGTATTTAACGATTGACGAAAAAATTCAGACGTTTTTGGAAGATGCGATAAATGAGGTCGAAAAACAATATAAGCCGAAAAAAATCATTGCAATTGTCGCCGATCCGAAAACAGGAAAAATTTTGGCGATGGCGACAAGACCGAGTTTTGACCCGAATGAACGCAATATCACCAACTATTTTAACGATGCGATTTCCTACCCGTATGAGCCGGGATCGACGATGAAAATTTTTACGCTTGCTGCCGCGATTAATGAAGGAGTGTACAACGGTAATGAGCTATACCGCTCTGGGTCCTATAAAGTAGGGCCGAATATTATTCGCGACCATAATAAAGCAGGCTGGGGAACGATTACATTTAACGAGGGCGTCCAGCGCTCTTCTAACGTTGCTTTTTCGATTTTAGTCAAAGAAAAGCTTGGAGAAGACCGCTTTTTGCAATATTTGCATCGTTTTCATTTTGACCAAAAAACCGGCATTGATCTTCCGGGCGAAGCGGTAGGACAAATTCATTATCGCTATCCGATCGAACGGATTACGACCGGGTTCGGACAAGGGACGTCGGTAACGCCAATTCAGCAAATTCAGGCGGCTACCGCGATCGCTAACGGCGGAAAAATGATGAAGCCGTATGTGGTCGACCGTATCGTCGACCCAGATACAGGAAAAGTTATCATGAAACACGAGCCTGAGGTGGTCGGCCAACCGATTACGGAAGATACGGCGCATAAAGTTTTGGATATATTGGAAACAGTCGTTACTTCCGAACATGGAACGGGGCGTCCATATCAAATTGAAGGCTACCGGGTGGCCGGAAAAACGGGAACGGCGCAAATTCCATCACTGAATGGGGGCTATTTAACAGGCTGGGAAAATTATATTTTTTCCTTTTTAGGAATGGCGCCGAAAGAAAATCCGCGCCTCCTTATGTATGTAGCCGTCCAGCAGCCGAAATTGTCGTATACGGAAACAGGTGCTGCTCCGGTTTCCCATATTTTTACGAGCGTGATGAAAAGCAGTCTGCAATATTTGCATATTCAGCCTTCGGCGGACAGAAAGGCTGCGAAAGAGCCAGCAACAGGGGTTGAAATTGGCTCCTATGCCGGCTTTTCGACCGAAGAGGTCGTGAAGGAATTGAAAGAAAAAGGGCTCGTTCCGGTCGTCATCGGAAAAGGACAACAAATTGAAAAGCATGTACCGCGAGCGGGAGATCGTATCATTGCCGGGGAACGGGTGATGTTAAAAACGGAAGGTGAGGCAGTGATGCCGAATATCCGCGGCTGGTCGCTGCGTGATGTCATGAAGGCAGCGGAACTTCTTGGTCTTCGCACTAGCACGAAAGGAAACGGGTATGTGGTGAGCCAAAATATTCGCCCAGGAGCAATCGTTAAAAAAGGCGACTACTTAATTGTCGAACTGGCAGAGCCGCGCAAATGGGATAAAGAGGTAATACAAAAACAAAAAGAAGCAGCGGAGAAAAAAAGCGACGGTCCACACGAGTGA
- a CDS encoding stage V sporulation protein D, with product MRVSHVTVRKRLMIVFLVGVLIFAIIDIRLGYVQFILGDMLTDRAKDSWSRNIPFEPKRGEILDRNGVPLATNMSAPTVYVIPRQIENPADTAEKLAKVLNAPVEKIYKRITKKTSIERIPEGRKISNEKAKEIRALGLKGVYIAEDTKRYYPFGSYLSHVLGFTGIDNQGLMGLELYYDKELSGQRGSVQFYSDAKGKRMPNMADEYTPPADGLNLMLTIDSRIQTIVERELDIAEAKYNPDGIIAIAMNPNTGEILAMASRPTFDPANYRNVPPEIYNRNLPIWSTYEPGSTFKIITLAAALEEKKVNLLRDHFYDPGYAKVAGATLRCWKKGGHGDQTFLEVVQNSCNPGFVELGERLGKEKLFDYIKRFGFGEKTGIDLQGEGTGILFDLKQVGPVELATTAFGQGVSVTPIQQVAAVSAAVNGGILYTPYIAKQWVDPETGKVISRNMPKAKRRVISEETSKQVRYALESVVAQGTGKGAYVEGYRVGGKTGTAQKAKGGRYLKDNHIVSFIGFAPADDPQLVVYVAVDNPKGTVQFGGVVSAPIVGKIMEDSLRVLGVKPRKEQMEKERAWNDPKMIEVPNLIGLTKKDLQEQLFDLKLDVSGEGDVVVEQAPEPGTKVKEGATIRIYLAKKSPTSEEKAP from the coding sequence ATGCGCGTTTCCCATGTTACCGTGCGCAAACGGCTGATGATTGTTTTTCTCGTTGGAGTGCTCATTTTTGCGATTATCGATATTCGTCTTGGATATGTGCAGTTTATATTAGGAGATATGCTGACCGATCGGGCGAAAGATTCATGGAGCCGGAACATTCCGTTCGAACCGAAGCGCGGAGAAATTTTGGACCGCAATGGTGTTCCGCTTGCCACGAATATGAGCGCTCCAACGGTATACGTCATTCCGCGGCAAATTGAAAATCCGGCCGATACGGCGGAAAAATTAGCGAAAGTGTTAAATGCGCCTGTAGAAAAAATATATAAGCGTATTACGAAAAAAACGTCGATCGAACGCATTCCGGAAGGGAGAAAAATCTCGAACGAAAAAGCAAAGGAAATTCGCGCCCTCGGCTTGAAAGGAGTATATATTGCCGAGGATACGAAACGATATTATCCATTTGGCAGTTATTTATCCCATGTGTTAGGATTTACCGGCATTGATAATCAAGGATTGATGGGTCTGGAGCTTTATTATGATAAAGAACTGAGCGGCCAGCGCGGGTCGGTGCAATTTTATTCCGATGCGAAAGGAAAAAGAATGCCAAATATGGCAGACGAATATACCCCGCCAGCGGACGGGTTGAATTTAATGCTGACGATTGACTCACGCATTCAAACGATTGTCGAGCGGGAACTTGATATCGCCGAAGCGAAGTACAATCCGGACGGCATTATTGCGATTGCCATGAACCCAAATACGGGGGAAATTTTGGCGATGGCGAGCCGGCCAACATTTGATCCGGCAAACTATCGCAACGTTCCGCCGGAAATTTATAACCGCAACTTGCCGATTTGGAGTACATATGAACCTGGTTCGACATTTAAAATTATTACGCTTGCCGCTGCGTTAGAAGAAAAAAAAGTAAATTTATTAAGGGACCATTTCTATGATCCAGGGTATGCGAAAGTAGCCGGTGCGACGCTGCGCTGCTGGAAAAAAGGAGGGCATGGCGACCAAACATTTTTGGAGGTAGTACAAAACTCGTGCAACCCGGGTTTTGTTGAGCTGGGAGAACGGCTTGGAAAAGAAAAATTGTTTGATTACATTAAACGGTTTGGTTTTGGCGAAAAAACGGGGATTGACCTGCAAGGAGAAGGAACCGGCATTTTGTTTGATTTGAAACAGGTAGGACCTGTGGAACTGGCGACGACGGCATTCGGCCAAGGGGTATCGGTGACGCCGATTCAGCAAGTAGCGGCCGTTTCCGCAGCCGTCAATGGCGGAATTTTGTATACTCCATATATTGCTAAACAATGGGTTGATCCGGAAACTGGAAAAGTTATCAGTCGTAATATGCCAAAAGCGAAGCGCCGGGTTATTTCCGAGGAAACGTCCAAGCAAGTCCGCTATGCGTTAGAAAGCGTGGTTGCTCAAGGAACGGGAAAAGGCGCCTATGTTGAAGGATATCGCGTTGGCGGAAAAACAGGAACGGCGCAAAAAGCAAAAGGTGGTCGTTATTTAAAAGACAACCATATCGTTTCCTTTATCGGCTTTGCACCTGCAGACGACCCGCAGCTTGTCGTTTATGTTGCCGTGGACAACCCGAAAGGAACGGTCCAGTTTGGGGGCGTTGTTTCCGCACCGATTGTTGGAAAAATCATGGAAGATAGCTTACGCGTACTTGGCGTAAAACCGCGGAAAGAGCAGATGGAAAAAGAGCGGGCATGGAATGATCCGAAAATGATTGAAGTCCCGAATTTAATCGGTTTAACAAAAAAAGACTTGCAAGAGCAGCTTTTTGACTTAAAATTAGATGTTAGTGGAGAAGGCGACGTTGTCGTCGAACAGGCTCCGGAGCCGGGAACAAAAGTAAAAGAAGGAGCAACGATCCGTATTTATTTGGCGAAAAAGAGCCCAACTTCCGAAGAAAAAGCACCATAA
- the murB gene encoding UDP-N-acetylmuramate dehydrogenase, with amino-acid sequence MKAMVKELLNANIGKVKEMEPLANHTTMKVGGPADVFIEPDSVESLKKAMTIIQKYEVPWRAIGRGSNLLVSDAGVEGVVIKISEGFDELHVDGETVTVGGGYSLVRLATLMSKQGLSGLEFAGGIPGSVGGAVYMNAGAHGSDMSQIMKRALILFSDGTIEWLTNEEMEFAYRTSVLQTKRRGICLAADLQLAFGNREEIMAKMRKNKDYRRQTQPWDKPCAGSIFRNPLPQYAGKLIEEAGLKGYAIGGAQISEQHANFIVNTGTATAKDVLDLIQFVKTTIYERYGIHLQTEVEIIGRKL; translated from the coding sequence ATGAAGGCGATGGTAAAAGAGCTGTTAAACGCGAATATTGGAAAAGTAAAGGAGATGGAACCGTTAGCGAACCATACGACGATGAAAGTCGGCGGTCCGGCCGATGTATTTATTGAGCCGGACAGCGTGGAAAGCTTGAAAAAAGCGATGACGATTATCCAAAAGTACGAAGTGCCATGGCGCGCGATCGGCCGCGGTTCGAATTTGCTCGTTTCTGATGCAGGAGTCGAAGGAGTAGTCATTAAAATAAGCGAAGGATTTGATGAGCTGCATGTCGACGGGGAAACGGTGACGGTCGGCGGCGGGTATTCATTAGTGCGCCTCGCTACGCTCATGAGTAAACAAGGATTATCCGGTTTGGAATTTGCTGGTGGCATTCCCGGTTCTGTCGGAGGGGCCGTTTATATGAACGCGGGGGCGCACGGTTCGGATATGTCGCAAATTATGAAGAGAGCGCTTATTTTATTTTCAGATGGAACAATCGAATGGCTAACGAACGAGGAAATGGAATTTGCCTATCGCACTTCTGTGCTGCAGACAAAAAGACGCGGAATTTGCCTCGCTGCCGATCTTCAGCTTGCATTTGGAAACCGCGAAGAAATAATGGCAAAAATGCGGAAAAACAAGGATTACCGCCGCCAAACACAGCCGTGGGATAAGCCGTGTGCCGGCAGCATTTTCCGCAACCCGTTGCCGCAGTATGCCGGAAAACTGATTGAGGAAGCCGGCTTAAAAGGATATGCAATCGGCGGCGCGCAAATTTCCGAGCAGCATGCCAACTTTATTGTTAATACAGGGACAGCAACGGCCAAAGATGTGCTCGACTTAATTCAGTTTGTGAAAACGACCATTTACGAACGATACGGGATTCATTTGCAAACGGAAGTAGAGATTATAGGGCGAAAATTGTAA
- a CDS encoding UDP-N-acetylmuramoyl-L-alanyl-D-glutamate--2,6-diaminopimelate ligase has product MRLQTLLSYLHDFTAYVGENPNITSIEMDSRQVKKGALFICIKGFTVDGHDFARQAVENGAAAIIAERPLDVDVPVVVVRDSRRAMAVLADAFYGQPTHKLHLIGVTGTNGKTTTTHIIEHIARKTQKKTGLIGTVNVKIGDKAYPTQNTTPESLLLQRMFKQMVDEGVEIAVMEVSSHALHMGRVHGCDYDVAVFTNLTQDHLDYHGTMEEYRNAKGLLFAQLGNRYDHKRPKFAVLNNDDPASQYYKHMTAATVITYGVEKDSDIMAKQIEMAPNGMAFDLVTPYGTVRVQTKLIGLFNVYNLLASVAACLVSGFSLPEIVEAIADMTGVAGRFETVDEGQNFIVIVDYAHTPDSLENVLKTIRQFAKKKVYVVVGCGGDRDRTKRPLMAQTAIKYADVAIFTSDNPRSESPEQILRDMEAGVADGHYVTIVDRKEAIRYAVEQAQEGDIILIAGKGHETYQIIGDRIMEFDDRAVAREAIKERRGIC; this is encoded by the coding sequence GTGAGGTTGCAGACATTGCTCTCGTATTTGCACGACTTTACAGCATATGTCGGTGAGAATCCGAACATTACTTCGATTGAAATGGATTCGCGGCAAGTAAAAAAAGGTGCATTGTTTATTTGCATCAAGGGGTTTACCGTCGACGGCCACGACTTTGCCAGACAGGCGGTTGAAAACGGGGCGGCAGCGATCATTGCCGAACGGCCGCTTGACGTCGATGTGCCTGTTGTGGTTGTACGGGACAGCCGGCGGGCCATGGCGGTGCTCGCCGACGCTTTTTACGGCCAGCCGACGCATAAACTGCATTTAATCGGCGTTACGGGCACAAACGGAAAAACGACAACGACTCATATAATAGAGCACATCGCCAGAAAAACGCAGAAAAAAACGGGATTAATCGGGACGGTAAACGTGAAAATTGGCGACAAAGCGTATCCGACGCAAAATACAACACCAGAATCGCTATTGTTGCAACGTATGTTTAAGCAAATGGTCGATGAAGGTGTTGAGATAGCGGTGATGGAAGTATCTTCCCATGCTCTTCATATGGGACGGGTGCACGGCTGTGATTATGATGTGGCCGTATTTACGAATTTGACACAAGACCATCTTGACTACCATGGAACGATGGAAGAATATCGCAATGCAAAAGGATTGCTGTTTGCTCAGCTTGGCAACCGCTATGACCATAAACGGCCGAAGTTTGCTGTATTAAATAATGATGACCCTGCTTCGCAATATTATAAGCATATGACGGCTGCAACCGTCATTACATATGGCGTGGAAAAAGACAGCGATATTATGGCGAAGCAGATTGAGATGGCACCAAACGGGATGGCGTTTGACCTTGTCACGCCATATGGTACGGTGCGGGTGCAGACAAAGTTAATTGGCTTGTTTAATGTATATAATTTGCTGGCCTCTGTAGCTGCCTGCCTTGTATCAGGATTTTCTCTTCCGGAAATTGTTGAGGCGATCGCCGACATGACGGGGGTAGCCGGACGGTTTGAAACAGTCGATGAAGGGCAAAACTTTATAGTAATCGTCGATTATGCACATACACCAGATAGCCTTGAAAATGTGCTCAAAACGATTCGGCAATTTGCCAAGAAGAAAGTGTATGTCGTTGTCGGCTGCGGCGGCGACCGCGATCGCACAAAACGGCCGCTGATGGCGCAAACAGCGATCAAGTACGCGGATGTAGCAATTTTTACTTCCGACAATCCGCGCTCCGAGTCGCCGGAGCAAATTTTGCGCGATATGGAAGCAGGCGTTGCCGATGGGCATTATGTCACGATTGTCGACCGCAAAGAAGCGATTCGCTATGCGGTTGAGCAGGCGCAGGAGGGAGATATTATTTTAATCGCTGGCAAAGGGCACGAAACGTATCAAATTATTGGCGACCGCATTATGGAATTTGATGACCGTGCCGTTGCCCGCGAAGCGATTAAGGAGCGGAGAGGAATATGTTAA
- a CDS encoding cell division protein FtsQ/DivIB — translation MEKGKVVVLEERVPKLKERRRQKANRRLITYISFFFLFILCVLYFQSPLSNVRHIEVEGNYHLPAEQIITLSGITKQISFWKIKEDQIKQNIEKHPEVKNASVEKHFPNTIIIRVNERRRIAYIYDRQMFFPLLENGYILKKRTSKIAPSDAPILVNWKKGEDIQEMTGQLAQLSPSVLNAISEIHYTPNEDHRDHVTVYMNDGHEVSASIHNFAEKMSLYPSIVQQLDPNIKGVIHLEVSNYFTPYEPPKKEDDNEETKK, via the coding sequence TTGGAAAAAGGGAAAGTGGTTGTTCTTGAGGAGCGAGTACCGAAGCTAAAAGAGCGGCGGCGGCAAAAAGCGAATCGCCGTTTAATCACGTATATTTCTTTCTTTTTCCTCTTCATCTTATGTGTGCTTTATTTCCAGTCTCCATTAAGCAATGTTCGGCATATTGAAGTAGAGGGAAACTATCATCTCCCGGCGGAGCAAATCATTACCTTAAGCGGCATAACGAAGCAGATCAGCTTCTGGAAAATAAAAGAGGACCAAATAAAACAGAATATTGAGAAACACCCGGAAGTGAAGAACGCATCAGTGGAAAAACATTTTCCCAATACGATCATTATTCGCGTGAACGAACGGCGAAGGATCGCTTATATTTATGACAGGCAAATGTTTTTCCCGCTTTTAGAAAATGGGTACATATTAAAAAAACGCACATCGAAAATCGCGCCAAGTGATGCGCCAATTTTAGTAAACTGGAAAAAAGGGGAAGATATACAAGAAATGACAGGGCAATTGGCGCAACTTTCCCCATCGGTATTAAACGCCATTTCGGAAATTCATTATACGCCAAATGAAGATCATCGTGATCATGTTACCGTTTATATGAACGACGGTCATGAAGTGAGCGCGAGCATCCACAATTTTGCCGAGAAAATGTCGTTATACCCGTCTATCGTGCAGCAATTGGACCCGAATATAAAAGGGGTCATCCATCTAGAAGTAAGCAATTACTTTACCCCTTATGAACCGCCGAAAAAGGAGGATGACAATGAAGAAACAAAAAAATAA
- the spoVE gene encoding stage V sporulation protein E: MPRKKSTPDFLLIILTFSLLAIGLIMVYSASAVWAEYKFHDSFFFAKRQLLFAGVGIAAMFFIMNIDYWTWRDWSKALLIICFVLLVLVLIPGIGMIRNGSRSWIGVGAFSIQPSEFMKLAMIAFLAKYLSENQKNITSFKRGLLPALALVFAAFGMIMLQPDLGTGTVMVGTCIAMIFVAGARISHFIGLGVLGLAGFAALILSAPYRIKRITSFLNPWEDPLGSGFQIIQSLYAIGPGGLFGLGLGQSRQKFFYLPEPQTDFIFAILAEELGFIGGSLVLLLFSLLLWRGVRIALGAPDLYGSFLAIGIISMVAIQVMINIGVVTGLMPVTGITLPFLSYGGSSLTLMLMAIGVLLNISKHARY; the protein is encoded by the coding sequence TTGCCGCGGAAAAAGTCTACGCCTGATTTTTTGTTAATCATCCTTACGTTTTCCTTATTAGCCATCGGGCTGATAATGGTGTACAGCGCCAGCGCTGTTTGGGCGGAATACAAGTTTCATGACTCGTTTTTCTTTGCCAAACGGCAGCTTTTATTTGCTGGTGTCGGCATCGCTGCTATGTTCTTTATTATGAATATCGATTATTGGACATGGCGCGATTGGTCGAAAGCATTGCTGATTATCTGTTTTGTGTTGCTCGTTCTTGTATTAATTCCGGGAATCGGCATGATCCGTAACGGGTCGCGTAGCTGGATCGGCGTCGGGGCGTTTTCCATTCAGCCATCCGAATTTATGAAGCTTGCCATGATTGCTTTTTTGGCCAAATATTTATCGGAAAATCAAAAAAACATTACTTCGTTTAAACGAGGACTGCTGCCTGCGCTAGCATTGGTATTTGCGGCGTTTGGCATGATCATGCTTCAGCCGGATTTAGGAACGGGCACCGTCATGGTCGGAACGTGTATCGCGATGATTTTTGTCGCCGGCGCGCGAATCAGCCATTTTATCGGGCTGGGGGTGCTCGGCCTGGCAGGCTTTGCTGCCCTTATTTTGTCGGCGCCATACCGCATTAAGCGAATTACGTCGTTTTTAAATCCGTGGGAAGATCCGCTTGGCAGCGGGTTTCAAATCATTCAATCGCTCTATGCGATCGGTCCCGGCGGCTTATTCGGCTTAGGATTAGGACAAAGCCGGCAAAAGTTTTTTTATTTGCCGGAGCCGCAAACGGACTTTATTTTTGCGATTTTAGCGGAAGAGCTTGGCTTTATCGGCGGATCGCTTGTATTATTGTTGTTTAGCCTGTTGCTTTGGCGTGGGGTCCGCATCGCGCTTGGAGCGCCGGATTTATACGGAAGTTTTTTGGCGATCGGCATTATTTCCATGGTGGCGATTCAAGTAATGATTAATATTGGCGTCGTTACAGGCTTAATGCCGGTAACGGGGATTACGCTGCCGTTTTTAAGCTACGGCGGTTCATCGCTGACTCTAATGTTAATGGCGATTGGCGTGTTATTAAACATTAGCAAACACGCAAGGTATTGA
- the murD gene encoding UDP-N-acetylmuramoyl-L-alanine--D-glutamate ligase, with amino-acid sequence MKQTAIYQQRRVLVIGLAKSGFAAAKLLYELGAIVTVNDQKPFAESQEAQQLEQLGIRVICGGHPLELLDEPFDFVVKNPGIPYTNPMVKKAVEKGLPVVTEVELAYRISEAPFIGITGSNGKTTTTTLIYEMLQAGGKQPLLAGNIGLVACEVAKAAKADQWLVTELSSFQLAGIREFRPHISVLLNIFDAHLDYHGTKEAYAQAKANIFKNQTKEDYAVVNADDELVMRLAENIQAQTVLFSATKVLGQGAYIKDNVVYWNDEKVIAVSDIVLPGKHNLENILAAVSAAKLAGVDNEAIQQVLTTFTGVKHRLQYVATVGGRRFFNDSKATNILATQKALSSFDNDDVILLAGGLDRGNEFDALLPYLRNVKAVILFGQTAPKIARIAKQAGIETIEYVDNVEKAVPVAYQLSKPGDVILLSPACASWDQYKTFEQRGDIFINAVHKLK; translated from the coding sequence TTGAAACAGACAGCTATCTATCAACAACGTCGGGTGTTAGTCATCGGTTTAGCGAAAAGTGGATTTGCGGCGGCAAAGCTTCTTTATGAGCTAGGTGCCATTGTCACCGTCAATGACCAAAAACCATTTGCGGAAAGTCAAGAAGCGCAGCAGTTGGAACAATTGGGAATCCGGGTTATTTGCGGCGGCCATCCGCTTGAACTGTTGGATGAGCCGTTTGATTTCGTTGTGAAAAATCCGGGGATTCCATATACAAATCCGATGGTAAAAAAAGCGGTAGAAAAAGGACTGCCGGTAGTGACGGAAGTAGAGTTAGCTTACCGTATTTCCGAAGCGCCTTTCATTGGCATTACCGGCTCCAATGGGAAAACAACAACAACAACATTAATTTATGAAATGCTGCAGGCAGGGGGAAAACAGCCGCTGCTTGCCGGAAATATCGGACTGGTCGCCTGCGAAGTGGCGAAGGCGGCAAAGGCGGATCAATGGCTCGTCACAGAGCTTTCTTCGTTTCAGCTCGCGGGAATTCGTGAGTTCCGCCCGCACATTTCCGTCTTATTAAACATTTTTGATGCCCACTTGGACTATCACGGCACCAAGGAGGCTTATGCACAAGCAAAAGCCAATATTTTTAAAAACCAGACAAAAGAAGATTATGCGGTTGTCAACGCGGATGACGAGCTGGTGATGCGGCTTGCCGAAAACATTCAAGCGCAAACCGTTCTTTTTTCCGCGACAAAAGTGCTCGGACAGGGCGCTTATATAAAAGACAATGTGGTTTATTGGAATGATGAAAAAGTTATTGCTGTTTCCGATATTGTCCTTCCCGGGAAACATAATTTAGAAAATATATTAGCGGCGGTTTCCGCAGCAAAATTAGCAGGCGTAGACAACGAAGCGATTCAGCAAGTGTTGACGACGTTCACCGGAGTGAAGCACCGGCTGCAATATGTGGCCACTGTGGGCGGAAGACGGTTTTTCAATGACTCGAAAGCAACGAATATTTTGGCGACACAAAAGGCGCTTTCCTCTTTCGACAATGATGACGTTATTTTGTTAGCAGGGGGACTAGACCGCGGCAATGAATTTGATGCTCTCCTCCCTTATTTGCGTAATGTCAAAGCGGTCATCTTGTTTGGGCAAACGGCGCCAAAAATCGCGCGCATCGCTAAACAAGCGGGAATAGAAACGATTGAATATGTCGATAATGTGGAAAAAGCCGTGCCGGTTGCCTATCAATTATCGAAACCGGGCGATGTCATTTTGCTATCACCGGCGTGTGCAAGCTGGGATCAATATAAAACTTTTGAACAGAGAGGGGACATTTTTATCAACGCCGTGCATAAGTTGAAATAG